The Branchiostoma floridae strain S238N-H82 chromosome 3, Bfl_VNyyK, whole genome shotgun sequence genomic sequence NNNNNNNNNNNNNNNNNNNNNNNNNNNNNNNNNNNNNNNNNNNNNNNNNNNNNNNNNNNNNNNNNNNNNNNNNNNNNNNNNNNNNNNNNNNNNNNNNNNNNNNNNNNNNNNNNNNNNNNNNNNNNNNNNNNNNNNNNNNNNNNNNNNNNNNNNNNNNNNNNNNNNNNNNNNNNNNNNNNNNNNNNNNNNNNNNNNNNNNNNNNNNNNNNNNNNNNNNNNNNNNNNNNNNNNNNNNNNNNNNNNNNNNNNNNNNNNNNNNNNNNNNNNNNNNNNNNNNNNNNNNNNNNNNNNNNNNNNNNNNNNNNNNNNNNNNNNNNNNNNNNNNNNNNNNNNNNNNNNNNNNNNNNNNNNNNNNNNNNNNNNNNNNNNNNNNNNNNNNNNNNNNNNNNNNNNNNNNNNNNNNNNNNNNNNNNNNNNNNNNNNNNNNNNNNNNNNNNNNNNNNNNNNNNNNNNNNNNNNNNNNNNNNNNNNNNNNNNNNNNNNNNNNNNNNNNNNNNNNNNNNNNNNNNNNNNNNNNNNNNNNNNNNNNNNNNNNNNNNNNNNNNNNNNNNNNNNNNNNNNNNNNNNNNNNNNNNNNNNNNNNNNNNNNNNNNNNNNNNNNNNNNNNNNNNNNNNNNNNNNNNNNNNNNNNNNNNNNNNNNNNNNNNNNNNNNNNNNNNNNNNNNNNNNNNNNNNNNNNNNNNNNNNNNNNNNNNNNNNNNNNNNNNNNNNNNNNNNNNNNNNNNNNNNNNNNNNNNNNNNNNNNNNNNNNNNNNNNNNNNNNNNNNNNNNNNNNNNNNNNNNNNNNNNNNNNNNNNNNNNNNNNNNNNNNNNNNNNNNNNNNNNNNNNNNNNNNNNNNNNNNNNNNNNNNNNNNNNNNNNNNNNNNNNNNNNNNNNNNNNNNNNNNNNNNNGTCCTCTCCATCGGTAAGGACTTTCTCCTCGCCTGAAGGCGCGACATGCCGatcctgtgagtaacaggctagcggatgtgccataCAGGGatgtcggtaagcgtttggaagtttttgtgtgttttgcaaacctcttcatattactcctttctttcctggtcattagagaagcagttagaaataaaatgtatctcgtcttccaccggttttgcaatacaatgattacaggttctttcgcccacggGTAGCTAGTTTGCATATTGCCGATCTGACCTCGATATCATCTAGTGAtgttaaataagtttccattgagtatcccttctttagtttcttaaagaatcttaacttaccattatctatagacagtctatgagaaaatgtctgtatGTACAATTGCTTCTTAACACAATTTAATCGGACTCAGGTATAGCTTTGAGTGTTTGTTCTTCTAAAGTGGTtaacattgtcatcaagtgacatACGTCTGTGTATTTAAGTGTGATTCTTCCCTTGTATTTAAAGAGTGAGATAGAGCCAGCTTAACAAATGGTAGCTTACGAGGTAATAACTCATGTACGCCATACATTGTGGATTACGATTCGTGTGTGATTGATGCAACACATGTTGGTGTGTATCTGCATACAAGATGATGGGGCaaagtcctttatttttgtatctaattagagtAGTATAAACCTTGGAGATGCAATGTctagtcacattttggaaaaagaaaataagaggtcaatataaccaggactgttaccggagatactgaatttaacatcgcccagtatatgatgcatgatcaaaaatatcaactaaactacccgataagcgcacctcagagaagacggtacaagatatatctattgttttacgcttcgccaataaacaggaaacattgttgccgttaaaacttagtactaatttttaaggtaggcatgaaaaagttccgggttataatgttctgattcgctgctattgcttttagcgttgttaggttgcaatatacccatcgtaaaatagatcctttttggttacatttcaatccccgttttgaaagctgtgactatatcgtccccgcttggatagttaaaacaaacaaaacgggcggtccctggccgtcgtctggacatcgtcttgggattggtcaccgtgctgacgtcagtctgtaaacattgacaaataggaactgcacacgtacattttccaaccaatggcagccCTCAGAATAGCGTCAGTTTGCTTCCCAATAAAGATCGATCACTGACTATCTAGTCAGACGGAGATGGCTCGGCGGACAAGGTCGGCCGAGTTAGACGCGGCGcttcaactggacagtgaacatgcacaagcgactcaatttcggtgagagtaccttgccaatgatagcatgtattatgtgtataatagatacgacacaagttgttaagagtgactagagctaaataaaccgagagcgttacgatgtgaatcgtaccaggtggattttgggactgtgtgcttgggttgagtaacactgccaaccttaatctcgtgggcccaaatcttaccccaaaccgcccgagaccttggtcttcaaaaagtccgccaacatcacgtttcggcaagataaaatatgagtcccatattaacggcattatagttttggcatttttacagcgtattgttgtgtaggaattagtcttcatctgtgaccgtgtttcgccagagttttttgattttgtttagagaatatctttcaacgtggaaacttcttggcagtttgttactcataccacatgTCGTTTACGGCACAGCCAGGCACaacccttttgtttttgatcggccgaagatatcagcgctccatgaggcccttctgtggaattccattcgccaccttgccgccgccgaacaacaaacgcttctgtttctcgtggtcatattcatctgtttcccgtggtcttaaagtaaaagatacgatttgttaccggggtccccgttctcaatcatctttttctctgcgtttcactcaccctttatcgtctgtggactagtacagtcaagcacgtatccacagttctatagtaatactgctgagcacgagtcgtcaattaaccgacgattgccggaactgccatactcccatccgtcctccgatcgcccgccgtcttatcactctgactgtagccaaaacggtaccggtaatctgatcacccattgtcctccaagcagtttaatagcggtgagcgtacatgtgacttatttcaatctgtcttattacaggctggtgatgatatagccgttgtatacaggatgcttttccaatcacctttaccacccttccacacgtagaagttggatatctcttgcaaatgcagccgttttacttgtatgatggacgaaatattctgtatactggtttacgcaacccgacgtaacagtgtactgcattttagacccgatagccgtcgcttgtggcttttaagccgacatgtatattgatattgtgatgtgccttcgatcatgcgaagccaagccgagaaagaatattttgtgtcattatttcttattcacggtggtacattttatttctgaaacttctttaatgattcaaaactcgggctacaccaaaaggtaaatgataatgcacttttgtgccctttggttataagagaaatagacctcatcggtcaaagtaacagcacgttagcatcacgagtattgttgtctggctgcacaagcgttatcgccggtgcaatgagacgagtgggaaaagtcttcgccatgcattcggtacgtcgtaagttcgatccccggccaatatagtatgacgtgttaaatggtcgtgctaatttctcagcttagcactcagcattcgggaaagagtatgtaatttgaacacacaccacagccaGTGTCCTGGTCCCCTActgtagtaattgcatttgtttggcccagggttactccaagaacatgggcgccgccctatgcaccatggagtgggaaggactttgacttgacatgacaatataagcgctgtaattcaatatgtatgacttttgctataaattatatctgaattactttgatgccttacatcactTCCGACTGCCtgtaactaacagaaaacaacactttaccgatccagacatacaaaagttgctaagttagtatcactattgcaaaaatacttcatatcaatcctttctcacaatctgtccccacaggtgaacgccggcatgacaacccccaggttacaggaagaatcgactgacaagtacacccctttgtcgcgatggtttggtaaccaaatgaacatcacagcaataagaaaaaaagggattcaagcgtcacacaaccatacaaaatgaaataacagaaagatatgaaataaaaaccttcaaacgaaacaaaacaatcctcatacatacacgacatcattacgccgaatggtcaagcaaaaaatataactgacccacaattctaccctaacgatacataatatcgggtattttgttaaaaaatgtaatgtgctgtatacttgatggtgaaacgagtattaaaacatgaaatcctggtttataacatcggtcacgtcatcttattatacgccatacccaaagcagactaaagtcacacacaaaaacaaattccctagggaatacccgtagaaaatacccgtagaaaaaaaatacccgtagaaaaattcctcgcatgcctgcggaattcctagaattcctgtcaaacggtcgcacactataaacattaggctcgcccctgaggcgtcgccaaaaaaacagTCTAGGGAGTTTAATGTCACGTTTTATGCAATGAaccccttcctttgatttgttactaatgttgtGAATGAAAGGCGTTGTTTTCAGACTGAAATcttgtgtatgtggctctgaatggcaatatttacaggcAATACCTGTATCACATTTTTcggaactttttttttaataaaaaaatggacaagaagcaataaataaaattggtgtggcctaagtaccAAACATCTTGCAAGGAACGCCAGGAGTCGAACCCATGACCTCGCGATCTCGTGTCCGCTAGCCTAGACACTCGGCCAGCCGACGCCAGCATGAAACCTTCAACGGTCTATGTCGTGAAAAAACAGTACAAGAAGCATTTCATACCCCAAAAGAAAAGTTCTGCTTTAGAGGTTTCAGATCGTGCCGAACTTTTACACATCAGACAATATTTTCCACATACACCCTTCTAAACATACGCGGTTTTAGCCAAGTATCCATTCACGGATTGTTCACgatgaaaaagacaacaacaaccaaAACATCATTTGCAAATCAATGACGGACATGAAGCTATGATACTATTGGCGGCGGTATCCATAGTTACCGGATCCATGGGATCCGTTGCCATGGTATCATGATGACGCGCCGATTATTCATCGCGGAGACGACGCCTTTTAAGCGGAGCGTCTTACAAGAACATTCACGCTTCTGCTCCGTTAGTAACGAACCACCGTGCTTTTAAATAGCGCAAAGGGCTTACGAAGTGTGTTTTCTTAATGGCTTAAGCGCTTTGCTCATACAAGTGTTTTGAATCTGTAGCTATCTATATATAGACGTAGAGCGAAAATGCATGGCAACGGTTTGGACGATATTTTGAACTGTACGGGTAAGGAGGATGGTCATGATGTGGACTACAGAGGAGGGTGGTCAGGTGCGTTTATCGCCGTGTTTACATCCGTGTCGAACCTGTGCGTTATCGTCTCCGTGGTCAGGAAGCTTCGGCTGGAGATGAGCGTGCCCGCGGTGCTCGTGCTGGGCCTGGCCGTACATGACTTCAGTGCCGGGGGTAAGTTAGTCTGCTTTACGCACTGTTAGCCTCCGTTGCAAACGgagctgtttcttttttttttgggggggggggggcgattttcaacgttggctaggttctctttcTATTTCTAGtttctcttatgccgggaaaagaagtttgccgaggaagggagtttgtcgtggATTAGATTAGCTAGCTAACTAAAAACCAGCCACGTTCGGACCATGCAACGTTAACGGAGGCTAACCCAAACATGTCTACACAGCCGGACCGcctgtgaccactttttgtgGTGCCTTAGATGATTTTTTCTCACTGACTCAAATTACAAGAgacctgtctgtagtggccaTGCCACCTGTTAACAAAgattttgtcagtcccttgacTTGTCTTCTGAGGTAATTTTGCATTATTATAGCCAAGCCTTATTCAAACACGCTTCTCAAGACTATATAGCAGACAACGTTTGTAACAAACGTATTGTCATCCGTCCGAATTCTAGTACGGAAAGAATCTCATAACAGATTATACATGCGGCTCAATCTCAGTGTTTCACGTGTTTTTCTTGCTGCATTTTGTATGACCTTATCATAAAAAAGGCGTTAAACTCTTAGACTGATGTATACTACATCTGCCTACATAGTAGGCAGGATTCTCTGTTTTTGTATAACGTTGACAGCTGGCAAGGTTGCCTTTAGATTATTGACTTAAAATCTAATGGTTCCGGGAACGAATCCCAAGGACGTTCTTGGAATCCCGAGTGTCCCTGTTGTTGTGCCTTTGACTAGGGACTTCCTGTAACCGAGGGATAAATCTAGGTTCTTTTTGGGTGCCGCTGGAAGATTAGAACATCGGGGATAAATGAACGAAGACTTTTAATTTTTGCACATTCTGCCACACCGGGCCAagcacaggtcacaacaagacatgttaaaaatatacagttaacagatacaaaatgagactattgctggataaattcaacttctcctcgctttttctgttatagaggagataaaagagcagacgTCTAGacatgttttatgatcgatggtttgtctagttgcattaggaatatgaatttttataCAGAACataggtgtatgaaataaggaaattggttttgtataatCCTATACAGTTCATCTCTCTCTACGGTATACAATTtacactctactacaaaattACATTCGTCCTCTATTCTATCCAAATTACATTATTTGCATTAAAGAACACAGATAATGAGACGGGGCTTTTCCGCACACTGTGCACGGGAGACTCCCCGAGGAAAGGAAGTCAGTAAGATTACATGTTGCTTGGCTGGCCACAACTAAGGTTCTCTCTCCTCTCACTCTGTCTATCGCCACCTCCTCTGTTCATGACCAACTCCCTGCCTCTACTGACCACTTGCCTCAGAAATCTCCCGTCAATTTAGTCTGTCCATTTTATCCCAGACAAGCAGTTCAAGAAATTCTTTCTGATATTGAATCGTGTTTACtcagggaggcacaaccgcacacctctggagcaaagaatatgtcagttttgtaacctgaacaaggtcgaagatgcATCCCACCTTTTATTAGattgtatatagtatatatatgtagtaacgataacagcattctttttagctatattctaggaaagttccctcgctttgaatctttgtctagtgttgaaaaattcatttttcagatgagttttgatcaaacgacattatacaaacacatctcaagctaaaTATTCAACATGACTAAAAAAACGAGAAGAaaccgaacaaatgtattacaatagttttagaatcaatgttttagattagtctaagaaaccatgtgtactttATTATTACCCTTTGTATCTAtgtgcctgtacttagcccgatagggcatggatgtgcaataaaggctattacataCGACAGATACAACAGTTGAGTTCAGACGACAATCAAGTAAAAGGAAGGATGAGATTTTCCTTGTTGCGTGCAACGTTGGGTATCCCAATAATTACTCTCAGCTCTTTATACGCACCTGGGTCCGATAACGTGCTAGCAGAAGCTAGACTTAAATTTTAAGGTCACATTTTCCAATAAGGTTATTTGCGAAAAGGAAAAATTAAGCgaatgtcggacacttcggcacatggacacttcggtcCCCTGGCAttcaggacatttcggccccaagccgaggacacttcggccccaagccaaGGACACTTCGGCCCTGAGTCCAGTCCACGATAGTTATCTAACACGTAGCCCGAGTTGAGTAAATATACGTATAATTTTATGACGTATGattttacttgtacagtatattatatatagtgtTCTCCCGTCCACTCGAGAAAATCGCCATTAGTGATTACGCTTTTTTGCGTTTCCGGGGCATGAAGATCCCGACTTCGATTAATTTGCCCACAACATAAGAACtagcggggccgaagtgtcctctgagcctgggccgaagtgtcctcggcctggggccgaagtgtcctggacttggggccgaaatgtccgggccgaagtgtccatgtgccgaactgtcctgatgCCAAATTAAGCGCGTATAGAAAGATATGTACAAGCCGGTATACACctgaatattctttttttttaatgttttgtatttatttttggcTTTTAcatcattctttttgctccccaaagctgcccggccgggcctggtttggaaatgtcacCCTCACACTGCtcaagcaacaaataaaatttgtcacgtgttgatgctatcacatgtatattattatatattcGAGGGGGTTAAGCCCAACTTGATTGtgacactatatcaaagacttgtattagcccttattgcaagaattaggatgttaagttttattcTATACATCCATTTTGTAAtgtgtgtaatagttgttgccatacattgtaccatgtacaattgtcgtgcaataaagttcttctatattATTCATATATAACATGTTTGTAGTCAAGTGAATCAAATATTAGGAATTGTTTTCGTTGTGATTTTTGACGGAAGAGTATTGCGTTTTTGGTAATGTTGAAAAATGTACCTCACGGATTTTGCAGATAAATATTTTTTACAGGTgttcaatagaaaaaaaaacttatccgGAgtgtttttattattttctctTCCCATCAGCCTTCTCATTTCCGCTGGTTACGGCAGCCTACTTCCGGGGTATGTGCTGGACAGGTGGCTGGCACGCATGCGCATACAACGCCTTCATGCACATCTTTCTTCTGACAAGGTTAGTGCGCAGTACGCTTTtctaatgacgtcattaagTCCTAACAGACGACAGGAAGATCACAGTAGTTGGTCCACCAGTCAATTAGATACGCTCTTTGTCACATAATGAAACATATACAATACTAATAACACTGTTTCTAAAAATCTTTTATGACAACTTACTCCTCATCATTGTTTGATATATTGAGCAAAAAAAGAACACTATAAGGCTCCAAAGACTGTGGACGATATATTACTGCGATGAGAACAAAGACAGTTTGACAAAAATAGCACGTTTTGCGGTAGCACATAACGAGTTTTACAACAGCCGCAACATGCTGGCATTTTGCGTCAATGTGAGTCGATCGAGTTCCAGACTTGCGTGGAGCCTCGGCGGAGATGATTTTTTTGGTAAAGTAATGAACGAAAAGTAATGAACGTCATCCatggacgtcatccataaaactgagtCATAAAAAGGCACAAATTGAAGGTAATGATCAGGAAAAAAACGTTCGTACTACAAGACAGCAGAACGTAACATCAGAAACatgacgatcgcacgacctatttGACCGCGCCCTTACTCATTTCATCCGGATGCTATGCATCCTTGTGTTAAGTAGAGTAGTTATTTatactgtagttatgtatcagtagatgccatATTTTCATCATAACAAGAAACGGCAGGAACAAACGGCGACCCGGCTGGGGTTACGAAGGCCGGTGATTCCTCATGagaactattttttttctttctcccgGCGCAGCTCGCAGTTTGCGGTGGTGCTGATTGCCGCTGACCGCTTCACCGCTCTGATGTTACCGTACCGCTATGTGACCGGGGCCAGGCCCGGGAGAGCCGTCTGTTCTTTGGTCGCTATTACTGTCTTCTCGGTGAGTGCTTTTAGACTAAGGAACCGTACCGTAAAGTCGGCATCTCTTTGAACAGTGCCAAGGAAATGGCACCAACGTTGCAAATCTGTCCTAATTTTCCTTTGCGGTCACACTAAACGTGCGACGTATATAGACCCCGGCCCGAAATGCGCCCAtttccgatatttgtttttTAATTGCAAATTGTTTGTGACTTGCAAAACATTGTCAGCTTCAAGCGACAACTCGGCACCGATTGGCGCTCTTTTGCGCCAGTTTTCGGGTACCtggtaaatatagaatacaacacggtgtattccgtatcatccgaggtaccagcccgaccgcgggtcggatcgccctaCGGACAATGCCATACCCAACTGAGaaaaacccctgttttgatgcaaaatgcgccagaaatttggtgccctcgaacaaaaagtgttgcaacagtaatgttccaacatccgaataaggtattcgaactttcgatggcgccgcactcggcccgctcgaaacagttcgatttattcgaatggagtcCGTGTGATACGCCATTCGAACCTGTgagatacggaagttatggcccggtccggaacacccgtatcgaacgttatcgcgtcacaggtatgacataaaatgagATTCCCATTGAAACTCCAAAGTATACCTGGTTAATAGCATGAATGTAATGTGTGTTCGCAGCAAGTGTCTACTCTCCTAAACTTTAATACATCAATGAACGCCCTTGATTACATGTAGCGTTCAGTCAAACGTGACCAACCATATTGTGTTATCAGGATAAATTATGCTTTTCATTCTCCCACGCAGAAACCCCCGTGTCCACAACATACGTTGACCGGCCGAATGTATATTGAGGATGCGGCGATCTGCGTGGAAGAATGCATGACAACTGGAGAAGTCCTCAAATCCAAATGTTCTGTATTTGGTTATTTGATACCAAAAGATGTGTCTGTATGAAATGGATGATATCTAAAATCATAACACACTTGAgtcaatgttttaaaaaaaaaggtacgtTTTCGGTAGAATCAAATAACAAGGTAAAAGGAGGATGGACGGAAATTTAGACTGTATGTGTCTAGATTCTGTAGATTGTTTGAAATTCATTCTATGAATGGACAACATGGTTCTTAATTTACAGCCAATACATATGTACAATCACATATGACCGCTTGTCACCTTCCTCACCGCAATACTGGCTGTTTCTATtccgcactgcagctaggtgtcgctgctgaaATTACGGTTCCAAACGTAGTGTTGTATCATATGCGGTGCCAAACGTTAAGTATTAATTTATGTAAAGATAGTTATTGTCATGAAAGTCATACATAGTTCTATAGATCCAGTATTGTTTTAGACTAAGACTAAGAATACCCTAAAGTTAACTTGAttacttttttgtttgtacGTGTTCCACAGGCTGTGTTTGCGGTGTTGCCGCTAGTGGACGTCGTTTCCGTGGTCCCAATCTTCGATGTGGTCTGTACCTTCGATTGGGCAGACTCCACCGCTTCTGGCCGCTTCTACATCTACTGGTCTATTGTACAGGGTGCGTAAAGAACTAAAGAAATCTTCGCTCGGTAGCAAACGCAGAAAAATGGTTGAAAATAATGTTCTTTGAGGCGCAACTAAAGTTCCTAGCTCTGCCACATTTCTCAGGTCAACAATGACTAGTTCTACTTCCTAATGCTAGGTGGCGCTACAGTGAGAAACATGCTATGCGAATGtgactaagcttgtatcccccctcatcagGGTTTATCGCAGACGAAGGAACCGTCTATTCCTGAATAACGTAATTACTTCGTCCCTAAGCAACTTCTTCAAAGGCGTAGCCCTTTGAATAGACCACCATATACTTGATGTTCTGATGATATGTACGCTGTCTCTCCAACGGTAGAGATCGTCTGCCTATCTTTATCcgaggtacatgtagatagaatgtATTTCAACTTTATGTTTATATttgcggagtatctatggcaACTGTAAACAGATATTGAGATCTATCATTTTCAAGACTCCCTTGTAATTGATGAAACGCCAATGATGATATAGCTTCCTAAAGTACACGTAGGCCTTTATATGATGTAAATAGTACCTCAGTCTGttacatattttgtctgacccttcccTCTTCCTTcataactaatctccaagcagatcctacaatggcataagatagtaccaaaatgGCCAAGGattgtagtcagccaagaggtgtccatttgccatgtagcgaaacaca encodes the following:
- the LOC118410777 gene encoding prostaglandin E2 receptor EP4 subtype-like isoform X1 produces the protein MHGNGLDDILNCTGKEDGHDVDYRGGWSGAFIAVFTSVSNLCVIVSVVRKLRLEMSVPAVLVLGLAVHDFSAGAFSFPLVTAAYFRGMCWTGGWHACAYNAFMHIFLLTSSQFAVVLIAADRFTALMLPYRYVTGARPGRAVCSLVAITVFSAVFAVLPLVDVVSVVPIFDVVCTFDWADSTASGRFYIYWSIVQGFVLIGILLVMNVFVMVEVRRMNGRVERVPQGEGEVEKRGRQRQEKYSEFTLLVIMVSIVFVICTAPILVRTLCNQLRVLPSENADYVAKRLSIISSMINPHLYWTFRPKGRKALLNFVR
- the LOC118410777 gene encoding prostaglandin E2 receptor EP4 subtype-like isoform X2; the protein is MHGNGLDDILNCTGKEDGHDVDYRGGWSGAFIAVFTSVSNLCVIVSVVRKLRLEMSVPAVLVLGLAVHDFSAGAFSFPLVTAAYFRGMCWTGGWHACAYNAFMHIFLLTSSQFAVVLIAADRFTALMLPYRYVTGARPGRAVCSLVAITVFSAVFAVLPLVDVVSVVPIFDVVCTFDWADSTASGRFYIYWSIVQGFVLIGILLVMNVFVMVEVRRMNGRVERVPQGEGEVEKRGRQRQEKYSEFTLLVIMVSIVFVICTAPILMVILFTGKDAV
- the LOC118410777 gene encoding neuropeptide SIFamide receptor-like isoform X3, with translation MHGNGLDDILNCTGKEDGHDVDYRGGWSAFSFPLVTAAYFRGMCWTGGWHACAYNAFMHIFLLTSSQFAVVLIAADRFTALMLPYRYVTGARPGRAVCSLVAITVFSAVFAVLPLVDVVSVVPIFDVVCTFDWADSTASGRFYIYWSIVQGFVLIGILLVMNVFVMVEVRRMNGRVERVPQGEGEVEKRGRQRQEKYSEFTLLVIMVSIVFVICTAPILVRTLCNQLRVLPSENADYVAKRLSIISSMINPHLYWTFRPKGRKALLNFVR